One window of Jannaschia sp. CCS1 genomic DNA carries:
- a CDS encoding MarR family winged helix-turn-helix transcriptional regulator produces the protein MTEEEGEPMAPHEGQGLSRFAPYLMNRIAHRYNQNLHASVTGIGLTVPKMRVLAALAAMGELTINDLSVVAISEQSTMSRTLDQMEREGLIERKVSEKDSRVRLVDLTPAGLSAYRTVWPEMSAAEEALFTGLSDTQREDFLDTLSQILLNIRQNEL, from the coding sequence GTGACGGAGGAAGAGGGCGAGCCAATGGCACCCCATGAGGGGCAGGGTCTGTCCCGGTTCGCGCCGTATCTGATGAACCGCATCGCGCATCGCTACAATCAGAACCTGCATGCGTCCGTCACGGGTATAGGTCTGACCGTGCCGAAGATGCGCGTTCTGGCAGCGCTTGCTGCCATGGGGGAGCTGACGATCAATGACCTGTCCGTCGTTGCGATCTCTGAGCAGTCGACGATGAGCAGGACCCTGGACCAGATGGAGCGGGAGGGCCTGATCGAACGCAAGGTCAGCGAGAAGGACAGTCGGGTCAGGCTTGTCGACCTGACACCTGCGGGGTTGTCCGCCTATCGTACGGTTTGGCCTGAAATGAGCGCAGCGGAAGAAGCCCTGTTCACGGGTCTGTCGGACACGCAGCGCGAGGATTTTCTGGATACCCTGTCGCAGATCCTGCTGAATATCCGGCAGAACGAGTTGTAG
- a CDS encoding thiolase family protein — protein MTRRQDYSGIAITAPFSMAYQRYSIDTAHWWIAKALRGSLDGAGLKPADIDGFSVASFTLFPDSAVGLTQHLGLCPRWLDHIPMGGASASVALRRAARAVQAGDAHIVACVAGDTNHIDSFRNMLSSFSRFAQDASYPYGYGGPNANFALLTDRYMQEYGATREDFGRICVAQRANALRYPNAVMKKPLSLEQYINARPIADPIALFDCVMPCAGSECFLVMSEEEATRRNLPYATLGGAIERHNAHAQDDVQLRGGWTMDVDELYGMAGCTPDDIDLLQTYDDYPVISMMQMEDLGFCAKGEGPDFVRHHDLTIDGDFPHNTSGGQLSAGQAGAAGGYIGMVEAVRQVTGTAGGTQVADARTAMVSGFGMINYDRGVCTSASILKTGGRA, from the coding sequence ATGACCCGAAGACAGGACTATTCGGGTATCGCAATCACCGCGCCGTTTTCAATGGCCTACCAGCGGTATTCGATTGATACGGCCCATTGGTGGATCGCCAAGGCCCTGCGCGGATCGCTGGATGGGGCGGGTTTGAAACCTGCGGATATCGACGGGTTCTCGGTCGCAAGCTTCACCCTGTTCCCCGATTCTGCCGTCGGTCTGACCCAGCATCTTGGACTGTGCCCCCGCTGGCTGGATCACATCCCAATGGGCGGGGCCAGTGCCTCGGTCGCGTTGCGCCGCGCCGCGCGCGCGGTGCAAGCGGGCGACGCGCACATCGTGGCATGCGTGGCGGGCGACACGAACCACATCGACAGTTTTCGCAATATGTTGTCGAGCTTTTCGCGCTTTGCACAGGACGCGTCCTACCCCTATGGCTATGGTGGACCGAATGCGAATTTTGCGCTTCTCACAGATCGTTACATGCAGGAATATGGTGCCACCCGAGAGGACTTTGGCCGCATCTGCGTGGCTCAACGCGCCAATGCGCTGCGCTATCCCAATGCGGTGATGAAAAAGCCCCTTTCGCTGGAGCAATATATCAACGCGCGCCCCATCGCAGATCCCATCGCGTTGTTCGATTGTGTCATGCCCTGCGCCGGGTCCGAGTGTTTTCTGGTCATGTCCGAGGAAGAAGCCACGCGTCGCAACCTGCCCTATGCCACCCTGGGCGGTGCGATTGAACGCCACAATGCCCATGCCCAGGATGATGTCCAACTGCGGGGCGGTTGGACCATGGATGTTGATGAGCTTTACGGTATGGCCGGATGCACGCCGGATGATATCGATCTGTTGCAGACCTATGACGATTACCCCGTGATCTCGATGATGCAGATGGAAGACCTCGGATTTTGCGCCAAGGGGGAAGGGCCAGACTTCGTGCGGCATCATGATCTGACCATTGATGGGGATTTTCCGCACAACACGTCTGGCGGGCAGTTGTCGGCGGGCCAGGCAGGCGCTGCGGGCGGCTATATCGGCATGGTGGAAGCGGTGCGGCAGGTCACCGGGACCGCTGGCGGCACGCAGGTGGCAGATGCCAGGACGGCGATGGTGTCGGGGTTTGGCATGATCAACTATGACCGCGGGGTCTGTACCAGCGCCTCTATCCTGAAAACGGGGGGTCGGGCATGA
- a CDS encoding RidA family protein, which yields MTNKIVQPEGWAPAKGYANGMLAPDGTLYIGGQIGWTADQEFESHDFIGQMEQALRNIVDVVQAAGGEVEDITRLTWFVIDKKEYAARQREVGEVYRRVLGRHFPAMSMLIVAGLVEDDALLEIEATAYIAPPG from the coding sequence ATGACCAATAAAATAGTGCAACCTGAAGGATGGGCACCCGCGAAGGGCTATGCGAACGGAATGCTGGCACCCGATGGTACGCTCTATATCGGCGGTCAGATCGGCTGGACTGCGGATCAGGAGTTCGAGAGCCACGACTTCATCGGTCAGATGGAACAGGCTCTGCGCAATATTGTAGATGTTGTGCAGGCAGCGGGCGGCGAGGTCGAGGATATCACCCGGCTGACGTGGTTCGTGATCGACAAGAAGGAATACGCCGCGCGTCAACGGGAAGTTGGTGAAGTCTATCGACGCGTGTTGGGGCGTCATTTTCCGGCGATGTCCATGTTGATCGTGGCAGGCTTGGTTGAAGACGACGCTTTGCTTGAGATTGAGGCAACGGCTTACATCGCCCCACCTGGCTAA
- a CDS encoding SDR family NAD(P)-dependent oxidoreductase, whose product MTIELTPPPKKNPQKRSTSATRPPEARSRAALGLSAAAAEGRFALQVCAECQAVQYPPRDACAACIGTDLVWQDISPDGHLLAETTIQTSTKLFFRERAPWRMGSVKLTAGPVVLCHVHGDCTRGGPVKILNRLDKSGQAVLIAIPPERTEHMDDDPQLRAMSANPKHRRILITDAWNPNTPALAKALLEAGAATIFVGEAESWRPHPNRDTLAGMENVDILPLDVTDTASVQTLAGEIGGKTDILINNARFMRPGGVLARGDTGFARDEMEVNYLGLMRLAQAFGPGMCARMADGVNSAAAWVNILSAHALSNAPDYGCFSASNAAAYSLSQSLRGEFRSAGLRVMNVFVGPTDDDWYAPLPPPKVLPTGLARSVVDGLRDGLEDVWCGDIAKDMRDRWRRDAKVLEREMTFGSEGA is encoded by the coding sequence ATGACCATTGAACTTACCCCTCCACCCAAAAAGAACCCGCAGAAACGCTCCACCAGTGCGACCCGTCCGCCAGAGGCGCGGTCCCGTGCGGCGCTTGGCCTGAGCGCCGCCGCTGCTGAGGGACGCTTTGCGCTTCAGGTCTGTGCGGAATGTCAGGCCGTGCAATACCCGCCGCGCGATGCCTGCGCGGCGTGCATCGGCACCGATTTGGTCTGGCAAGATATCTCCCCAGATGGCCACCTGTTGGCCGAGACGACAATCCAGACCTCCACCAAGCTGTTTTTCCGCGAGCGGGCTCCCTGGCGAATGGGATCGGTCAAACTCACGGCGGGGCCCGTTGTTCTGTGTCACGTTCACGGCGATTGCACCCGTGGCGGTCCAGTGAAGATATTGAACCGTTTGGATAAATCAGGCCAAGCCGTGCTAATCGCAATTCCCCCCGAGAGGACCGAGCATATGGATGATGACCCCCAACTCCGCGCGATGTCCGCCAACCCCAAGCACCGTCGCATCCTGATCACCGACGCCTGGAACCCAAACACGCCCGCCTTGGCGAAGGCTCTGTTGGAGGCGGGGGCCGCGACGATCTTTGTGGGTGAAGCAGAAAGCTGGCGGCCCCATCCCAACCGCGACACGCTGGCGGGGATGGAGAATGTGGACATCCTGCCGCTGGACGTGACCGACACGGCTTCGGTCCAGACACTTGCCGGAGAGATTGGCGGCAAGACCGACATCCTTATAAACAACGCCCGCTTCATGCGCCCGGGCGGCGTCCTGGCGCGCGGGGACACAGGGTTTGCCCGTGATGAGATGGAGGTGAATTACCTCGGGCTCATGCGGCTTGCGCAGGCCTTTGGTCCCGGCATGTGCGCGCGAATGGCAGATGGGGTGAACTCCGCCGCGGCCTGGGTCAACATTCTGTCCGCCCACGCGTTGTCCAATGCGCCGGATTATGGGTGTTTCTCGGCCTCCAACGCCGCCGCCTACTCCCTCAGCCAATCGTTGCGTGGAGAGTTCCGCAGCGCCGGGCTGCGGGTCATGAACGTCTTTGTGGGACCGACGGACGATGATTGGTACGCCCCTTTGCCACCGCCCAAAGTGCTGCCCACAGGCCTGGCACGATCTGTCGTGGATGGTCTTCGCGACGGGCTGGAGGACGTCTGGTGCGGTGACATCGCCAAAGACATGCGCGACCGCTGGCGGCGTGATGCAAAGGTGCTGGAGCGGGAGATGACATTCGGGAGTGAAGGCGCATGA
- a CDS encoding acyl-CoA thioesterase produces the protein MKFSYPQKVLFKHCDPAGIVFYPRYFEMMNDCVEGFFAEIGAPFEGFIPPGGVPTVQMSADFLAPSRHGDLLSVDLEIMQIGRTSMGLSHVAVCNNERRFTATSTLVNIDGNGRPDPWPDAIRTAIIPYLRSE, from the coding sequence ATGAAATTTTCCTACCCGCAAAAAGTGCTCTTCAAACATTGCGATCCGGCGGGGATCGTCTTCTACCCCCGGTATTTCGAGATGATGAACGATTGCGTCGAAGGCTTCTTCGCCGAGATAGGCGCGCCGTTTGAGGGGTTTATCCCGCCTGGTGGCGTGCCAACCGTCCAGATGTCCGCGGATTTTCTGGCCCCCAGCAGGCACGGCGACCTCTTGAGTGTTGATCTTGAGATCATGCAGATCGGTCGGACCAGTATGGGCCTGTCTCACGTCGCCGTCTGCAACAATGAGCGGCGGTTCACGGCAACCTCGACCCTTGTGAATATCGACGGCAACGGGCGACCAGACCCATGGCCTGATGCCATTCGAACAGCGATAATCCCCTACCTTCGGAGCGAATGA
- a CDS encoding AMP-binding protein — translation MLSASAHSDTFARDNLPAQDTWPEFLLDGFAYPDRLNVGAELTDAMVAQGFGDHTALIGNGRRRTYKELTDWTNRIAHVLVDDMGVQPGNRVLIRSANNPAMVACWLAATKVGAVVVNSMPMLRAGEISKYVDKAQIAFALCDTRLMEEMEACAASNPTLQRIMGFDGTSNHDAELDRLALEKPVQFTAVATAADDVALLGFTSGSTGDPKATMHFHRDLLIIADGYAKEVLDVTPQDVFIGSPPLAFTFGLGGLAIFPLRFGAAATLLEVATPPLMVEIIEKYKATVCFTAPTAYRAMLRAMDEGADLSSLRAAVSAGETLPAPVYDDWIAKTGKPMLDGIGATEMLHIFISNRFDDHRPACTGKPVSGYLAKIIGEDGTEVPRGTPGRLALKGPTGCRYLGGQRQEDYVQDGWNISGDTFVQDEDGYFHFAARNDDMIISSGYNIAGPEVEAALLSHPDVNECAVIGAPDEERGSVVEAHIVVTEGVAETATQAKVLQDHVKATIAPFKYPRSVVFVRDLPKTATGKIQRFLLKPGG, via the coding sequence ATGCTAAGTGCCAGCGCCCATTCTGATACCTTCGCCCGCGATAACCTGCCCGCGCAGGACACGTGGCCAGAGTTTCTGCTGGACGGCTTCGCCTATCCAGATCGCCTGAATGTGGGTGCCGAGCTGACGGACGCGATGGTCGCGCAGGGCTTCGGCGATCATACGGCGCTGATCGGCAATGGCCGCCGCCGCACGTATAAGGAGCTGACGGATTGGACGAACCGCATCGCCCATGTGCTGGTCGATGATATGGGCGTGCAGCCGGGTAATCGCGTCCTGATCCGGTCGGCCAACAATCCGGCGATGGTCGCCTGCTGGCTGGCCGCCACGAAGGTGGGCGCGGTTGTCGTGAACTCCATGCCGATGCTGCGCGCCGGAGAGATCAGCAAATATGTCGACAAGGCGCAGATTGCGTTTGCGCTGTGCGACACCCGCCTGATGGAAGAGATGGAGGCCTGCGCTGCGTCCAATCCGACGCTGCAACGGATCATGGGCTTCGATGGCACCTCCAACCACGATGCGGAACTGGACCGGTTGGCGTTGGAGAAACCGGTGCAATTCACCGCTGTGGCCACCGCCGCCGATGATGTGGCGCTGCTTGGCTTTACCTCAGGCTCCACTGGCGATCCCAAGGCCACCATGCACTTCCACCGCGATCTTCTGATCATCGCAGACGGTTACGCGAAGGAGGTTCTGGACGTCACACCGCAGGATGTCTTCATCGGCTCACCACCCCTGGCCTTCACCTTCGGCCTCGGCGGCCTGGCGATTTTCCCGCTGCGGTTCGGGGCGGCCGCGACCCTGCTGGAGGTTGCCACGCCGCCCCTGATGGTCGAGATCATCGAGAAGTATAAAGCCACCGTCTGCTTCACCGCGCCCACGGCCTATCGCGCCATGTTGCGCGCGATGGATGAGGGGGCGGACCTGTCTTCGCTGCGCGCGGCTGTCTCTGCGGGAGAGACCCTGCCTGCGCCTGTCTATGACGATTGGATCGCCAAGACCGGTAAACCGATGCTTGACGGGATCGGCGCGACGGAGATGCTGCACATCTTCATCTCCAACCGGTTCGATGATCACCGACCCGCCTGCACGGGCAAACCTGTCAGCGGTTATCTTGCCAAGATCATCGGCGAAGATGGGACGGAGGTGCCGCGCGGAACGCCGGGCCGTCTGGCGCTGAAAGGGCCCACCGGATGTCGCTACCTTGGGGGTCAACGTCAGGAAGATTACGTCCAGGACGGCTGGAACATCTCGGGCGATACGTTTGTGCAGGATGAGGACGGCTATTTCCACTTCGCGGCCCGCAACGACGACATGATCATCTCCTCGGGCTACAACATCGCGGGACCTGAAGTTGAAGCAGCGTTGCTATCGCATCCGGACGTCAACGAATGTGCTGTAATCGGCGCCCCGGATGAGGAGCGCGGATCGGTGGTTGAGGCGCACATCGTGGTGACCGAGGGCGTGGCCGAGACGGCGACGCAGGCCAAGGTCTTGCAAGATCATGTGAAAGCGACGATCGCACCGTTCAAATATCCACGCAGCGTCGTGTTCGTCCGCGACCTTCCGAAAACCGCGACCGGAAAGATCCAACGGTTCCTGTTGAAGCCCGGTGGGTGA
- a CDS encoding AMP-binding protein encodes MTKPRTQTSVFDAFEATAIAHPARAFLNVLPATAAIFDIPEGEITYGATLSDVSDMAQAFEKAGYAAGMRVALLLENRPTFFIIWLALNKIGASVVPINPDLRATELEYLIGHSEPALIVAIPSRHADLIAAAKAAGITLDVVAPGAALPAPRSNAIVARAFDGDAREAAILYTSGTTGKPKGCVLANAYFLLAGRWYADLGGIATLRDEGERMITPLPIFHMNAMAYSFMAMVTVGGCLTVLDRFHPRSWWADVKASGATCLHYLGVVPTMLMGFEPSGADRDHAVRFGFGAGVDPKLQAEFEARFGFPLVEAWAMTETGAGAVIASAKEDRLVGQASIGKPDADVECRLIDDAGNDARQGELLVRRAGADPRYGFFSEYYKNQQATDEAWADGWFHTGDIVRKDAAGTYSFVDRKKNVIRRSGENIAAVEVESILMRHPRVTAVGVAPVPDPIRGDEVFACMTVDNPSPELALEITEWCLAQMAYYKAPGYIAFVDGLPLTPTQKIQRTVLKDLAGRLTTDPQTVVTAHLKKRQAN; translated from the coding sequence ATGACCAAGCCGCGAACCCAAACGTCCGTCTTTGACGCTTTCGAGGCCACCGCTATTGCGCATCCCGCGCGGGCCTTCCTCAATGTCTTGCCCGCCACCGCTGCGATTTTTGACATCCCGGAAGGGGAAATCACGTATGGTGCAACGCTTTCTGACGTGAGCGACATGGCGCAAGCGTTTGAAAAGGCCGGATACGCGGCAGGGATGCGGGTCGCCCTGCTTCTCGAAAACCGCCCCACGTTCTTCATCATCTGGCTGGCGCTCAACAAAATTGGCGCGTCTGTCGTTCCGATCAACCCGGACCTGCGCGCGACGGAACTGGAATACCTGATCGGCCATTCCGAGCCTGCCCTGATCGTCGCCATCCCGTCGCGCCACGCGGACCTGATTGCAGCGGCCAAAGCGGCAGGTATCACGCTGGATGTGGTGGCACCTGGAGCGGCTTTGCCAGCGCCACGCAGCAACGCAATCGTCGCAAGGGCGTTTGACGGAGACGCGCGGGAGGCGGCGATCCTTTACACCTCCGGTACGACGGGGAAGCCCAAGGGCTGCGTTCTGGCGAACGCGTATTTCCTGCTGGCCGGGCGTTGGTATGCGGATCTTGGCGGCATCGCCACGCTCCGCGATGAAGGGGAGCGGATGATTACACCGCTGCCTATTTTTCACATGAACGCAATGGCTTATTCCTTCATGGCGATGGTGACCGTCGGCGGGTGTCTGACGGTGCTCGACCGCTTCCACCCACGCAGTTGGTGGGCTGATGTGAAGGCGTCGGGGGCGACGTGCCTGCATTACCTGGGTGTGGTGCCAACGATGTTGATGGGGTTTGAGCCGTCGGGCGCGGACCGCGATCATGCTGTTCGGTTCGGTTTTGGCGCAGGCGTGGACCCCAAATTGCAGGCAGAATTCGAGGCGCGCTTTGGCTTTCCCTTGGTCGAGGCTTGGGCGATGACCGAGACGGGGGCGGGGGCGGTGATTGCCTCGGCCAAGGAGGATCGCCTGGTGGGGCAGGCCAGCATCGGCAAGCCGGACGCGGACGTCGAATGCCGGCTGATTGATGACGCAGGCAATGATGCGCGACAGGGAGAGTTGCTGGTGCGGCGGGCGGGCGCTGACCCGCGCTACGGTTTCTTTTCCGAGTATTACAAGAACCAGCAGGCGACGGATGAGGCCTGGGCTGACGGCTGGTTCCACACCGGCGACATCGTGCGCAAAGACGCGGCCGGGACCTACTCCTTCGTGGATCGCAAGAAGAACGTCATCCGGAGGTCCGGCGAGAACATCGCGGCGGTTGAGGTGGAATCTATCCTTATGCGGCATCCGCGCGTCACCGCGGTGGGCGTGGCCCCGGTTCCTGATCCGATCCGAGGCGACGAAGTCTTCGCCTGCATGACGGTGGACAATCCAAGCCCCGAATTGGCGCTGGAGATTACGGAATGGTGCCTGGCGCAGATGGCCTATTACAAAGCGCCGGGCTACATCGCCTTTGTGGATGGGCTGCCATTGACCCCAACGCAGAAGATCCAGCGGACCGTCCTAAAAGACCTTGCAGGTCGCCTCACGACGGACCCGCAAACCGTAGTGACCGCGCACCTCAAGAAACGGCAGGCGAATTGA
- a CDS encoding indolepyruvate oxidoreductase subunit beta family protein → MNAPTKIKSASGEIIKLAVLAVGGQGGGVLTNWIADLATRGDYAVQMTSVAGVAQRTGATIYYLEMAPKSARAPVFALSPSPGDLDVLIAAELMEAGRSVLRGFVTPDRTTLIASNHRILSISEKMVPGDGRAEGSLVAEEITKAALNCVCFDMETLAAKEGSMISASLFGGLARSGALPFDVAPFEAVIEASGRGVTQSLAAFRAALTYAPDAAAVRTQTSPVVHGPQELLDGWGTLCARVEGFPAAAKPMTQAGLAKVVDYQDLDCGKEYLDHLEAFSFDGGLATAAAKYVANAMCYDDILRVADLKTRASRQGRLRGEQDILDGEIVHVTEYFHPRAQEVCGTLPAGLGAWIEVRPRVFSLLDRLTNKGRRIRTDGILGFGTLWAVSALKPRRRKFLRHRHERAHLERLLGIAKRAATSDIPLAIEILQCQRLIKGYADTHARGRSKFRKVIEALEQLEGRPDAADWIKRLRIAALEDEHGDALDGALATVRSFA, encoded by the coding sequence TTGAACGCGCCAACCAAGATCAAGAGCGCGTCGGGTGAGATTATCAAACTCGCCGTGTTGGCCGTTGGCGGACAGGGTGGGGGCGTCCTTACCAATTGGATTGCCGATCTGGCGACGCGCGGGGACTATGCCGTTCAGATGACGTCCGTGGCAGGCGTGGCGCAGCGCACGGGGGCAACGATCTACTATCTGGAGATGGCCCCAAAGTCAGCCCGCGCGCCCGTGTTCGCGCTTAGCCCGTCCCCGGGGGATCTGGACGTTCTGATCGCGGCGGAGCTGATGGAGGCGGGGCGCTCTGTCCTGCGCGGATTCGTGACGCCGGATCGCACGACGCTGATCGCTTCAAACCATCGCATTCTGTCGATTTCGGAAAAGATGGTGCCTGGTGATGGCCGTGCCGAGGGCAGTTTGGTGGCGGAGGAGATCACCAAAGCCGCGCTGAACTGCGTGTGTTTCGATATGGAAACGCTTGCCGCCAAGGAAGGCAGCATGATCTCCGCCAGCCTGTTTGGCGGCCTGGCCCGCAGTGGCGCGCTGCCGTTCGATGTGGCGCCATTTGAGGCGGTGATCGAGGCGTCCGGGCGTGGTGTGACGCAGAGCCTCGCAGCCTTCCGCGCGGCCCTGACCTACGCGCCGGATGCGGCGGCTGTCCGCACGCAGACATCGCCTGTGGTCCATGGCCCGCAGGAATTGCTGGACGGGTGGGGCACTTTGTGCGCGCGGGTTGAGGGTTTTCCTGCCGCCGCGAAGCCCATGACCCAAGCGGGTCTTGCAAAGGTCGTCGACTACCAGGATCTGGATTGCGGAAAAGAATACCTCGATCATTTAGAAGCGTTTTCATTCGACGGGGGCCTTGCCACTGCGGCTGCGAAATATGTCGCGAACGCAATGTGCTACGATGATATCTTGCGGGTTGCCGACCTCAAGACGCGGGCATCGCGGCAAGGCAGGTTACGCGGTGAGCAGGATATTCTCGACGGCGAGATTGTTCATGTGACCGAGTATTTCCACCCCCGGGCCCAGGAAGTCTGTGGCACATTGCCCGCCGGGTTGGGTGCGTGGATCGAGGTCCGTCCTCGCGTCTTCTCGCTGCTGGATCGTCTGACGAACAAGGGCCGGCGGATCCGGACCGATGGCATCCTGGGGTTTGGCACGTTGTGGGCTGTAAGTGCGCTGAAACCTCGTCGCCGCAAGTTTCTGAGGCATCGCCATGAGCGCGCGCATCTGGAACGTCTGCTGGGCATTGCCAAGCGCGCGGCCACGTCTGACATTCCCTTGGCGATCGAGATCTTGCAATGTCAGCGCCTGATCAAGGGCTACGCGGACACCCACGCGCGCGGCCGTTCCAAGTTCAGAAAGGTCATCGAGGCTTTGGAGCAACTGGAAGGCCGCCCCGACGCGGCGGACTGGATCAAACGGCTGCGGATAGCGGCGCTGGAAGACGAACACGGCGACGCGCTGGACGGGGCGCTTGCAACCGTGCGCTCGTTTGCTTGA
- a CDS encoding indolepyruvate ferredoxin oxidoreductase subunit alpha — MAERSFAKEVQHLRIGEGEVFRGEGILAITKALLENGVGYVAGYQGSPISHLMDVLADAQDILAEMGIHFEASASEATAAATLAASVHYPIRGAVTFKSTVGTNVASDALANLASGGVTGGALVIVGEDYGEGSSIMQERSHAFAMKSQIWLLDPRPNLTSMVKAVGDGFALSEASNSPVMLQMRVKSCHLLGEFIAKDNVPPSMTVKDALENPRRDIDRIVLPPASFLHEQEKVTKRLPAAIDYIRANTLNERFGPVQGKVGIVCQGGLYNGVIRALQRLGLANIYGDCDVPLHVLNVTYPLVDDEVLEFARGKDSILVIEEGHPAYTEQNIRAILHKAGARCAVDGKGPFPEAGELTGPVMLDGVSRFLRDAAPDLMPAVARAPNAPPTLKLPELADTVPARPPSFCVGCPERPIFAATKLIEQELGPHHIASDIGCHLFSINAPFDLGATTMGYGLGPASAAAFNDKTAGRRSISFLGDGGFWHNGLTSSIGNAVFNDNDGVIIIVDNYYSAATGGQDILSSRADNTSKSTKHPIKQAVEGMGVKWVRQLDRTYDVGKMQATLKEALETPETGPKVIIASSECMLNRQRREKPLAKKAIADGKRVTRTRFGVDEDVCTGDHACIRLSGCPSLSLKTLEDPLRDDPVASIDQTCVGCGNCGEVADAAVLCPSFYQADLIQNPSKLDRILSTWRQRLIAKLQKRRDARRLVFSGDGA, encoded by the coding sequence GTGGCAGAACGTTCCTTTGCGAAAGAAGTCCAGCACCTCAGGATCGGCGAGGGGGAGGTCTTTCGCGGTGAGGGTATTTTGGCCATCACGAAGGCTCTGCTGGAAAATGGCGTGGGCTATGTCGCGGGGTATCAGGGTTCACCGATCTCCCATTTGATGGACGTGCTGGCCGACGCCCAGGATATTCTGGCGGAGATGGGCATTCATTTTGAAGCCTCCGCGTCTGAGGCCACGGCCGCCGCGACCCTGGCGGCGTCCGTTCACTACCCGATCCGTGGCGCCGTGACGTTCAAATCCACCGTCGGCACGAACGTCGCCTCGGACGCGCTGGCCAACCTGGCGTCTGGCGGTGTGACGGGCGGCGCGCTTGTGATCGTGGGGGAGGATTACGGCGAAGGGTCCTCCATCATGCAGGAACGCAGCCATGCGTTTGCGATGAAAAGTCAGATCTGGCTGCTGGATCCGCGCCCCAATCTGACGTCGATGGTCAAGGCTGTGGGCGACGGGTTCGCGCTGTCTGAGGCGTCAAACAGTCCTGTCATGCTGCAAATGCGGGTGAAATCCTGTCACCTGCTGGGAGAGTTCATCGCGAAGGACAACGTTCCGCCGTCCATGACGGTCAAAGATGCCTTGGAAAACCCACGGCGCGACATAGACCGGATCGTGCTGCCGCCCGCCTCGTTCCTGCATGAGCAGGAGAAGGTCACCAAGCGCCTTCCCGCAGCCATCGACTACATCCGCGCGAACACGCTGAATGAACGGTTTGGGCCGGTGCAGGGGAAGGTCGGGATCGTCTGCCAGGGCGGCCTTTACAACGGTGTGATCCGCGCACTTCAGCGCCTTGGGCTGGCGAATATCTATGGTGATTGTGACGTGCCATTGCATGTCCTGAATGTGACCTACCCGCTTGTGGATGATGAGGTGCTTGAGTTTGCCCGGGGCAAGGATAGCATTCTAGTCATTGAAGAAGGCCATCCCGCTTATACCGAGCAGAATATCCGCGCGATCCTGCACAAGGCGGGGGCTCGCTGCGCGGTGGACGGCAAGGGGCCGTTCCCGGAGGCTGGCGAATTGACCGGGCCGGTGATGCTTGATGGGGTATCGAGGTTTCTCCGGGATGCAGCGCCTGATCTCATGCCAGCCGTGGCCCGTGCGCCCAATGCGCCGCCCACGCTGAAATTGCCGGAACTTGCCGACACGGTCCCCGCCCGCCCGCCGAGCTTTTGCGTCGGTTGCCCGGAGCGCCCGATCTTCGCGGCCACCAAATTGATCGAACAGGAACTCGGACCCCACCACATTGCCAGCGACATCGGCTGCCACCTGTTCTCCATCAACGCGCCGTTCGACCTGGGGGCGACGACGATGGGCTACGGCCTTGGGCCCGCCTCGGCAGCCGCATTCAATGACAAGACGGCGGGGCGGCGGTCGATCTCGTTTCTGGGCGATGGCGGATTCTGGCACAATGGATTGACCTCTTCGATCGGCAACGCCGTGTTCAACGACAATGACGGCGTGATCATCATCGTCGACAACTATTATTCGGCGGCGACGGGGGGGCAGGATATTCTGTCGTCTCGGGCCGACAACACATCGAAATCAACCAAGCACCCGATCAAGCAGGCGGTCGAAGGGATGGGTGTCAAATGGGTGCGGCAGCTGGATCGCACCTATGATGTGGGCAAGATGCAAGCGACGTTGAAGGAAGCGCTGGAAACACCGGAGACCGGGCCAAAGGTCATCATCGCGTCGTCCGAGTGTATGTTGAACCGACAGCGGCGGGAGAAACCTTTGGCAAAAAAGGCAATCGCGGACGGCAAGCGCGTGACGCGGACACGCTTTGGCGTGGATGAGGATGTGTGCACTGGTGATCATGCTTGCATCCGCCTGTCCGGCTGCCCGTCATTGTCACTGAAAACGCTTGAGGATCCGCTGCGGGATGATCCCGTGGCCAGTATCGATCAAACCTGTGTGGGTTGCGGAAATTGCGGTGAAGTGGCGGATGCGGCCGTGCTGTGCCCATCATTCTATCAGGCCGATCTGATCCAGAACCCATCCAAACTGGACCGCATCCTCAGCACTTGGCGGCAGCGCCTGATTGCCAAGCTCCAAAAGCGCCGGGATGCGCGGCGGCTGGTCTTTTCAGGAGATGGAGCTTGA